CCGGTGGACTCCAGCACACACTTCACCGCATAGGTCACCTCAACTTCGGCCTCACTTTCCCCCTTGGGCAGAAACAGGGTGAATTCAGCGTTTGTTGCTGCCGTATAGTTGTACGTGTACCCCTGCGAATCCAGGTTGCCGCTGTTGCGAATGCGAAAAGTCATGCCGCTTTCACAATCCAGCACGAAATCGGTATCAGGGGCCGTGCTGTCCGGCGCCTTGCAGTTAATCTCTATTTTTTTGCTCTCCCGGCCATTGCCGTCAGGGCAGCTGGCGGTGACCACGGCTTCACCCACGGGAATGTTTTTGATGTGGTAGGTACCGGACACTTCGCGAGTGATGGTTTCGCCGCGGGAGGGCTTGACCCGGATGGTGGCTCCCTTTAGATCGACTCCGTCTTTGTCGCGCACGTGGCCACGGACCTCACCGCAACAATCCAGTTCGAAATCGATGTCACCGTCCTTGCTCCCGGGGGCATCACAGCTGATGTCAACCGTTTGCGTCTGTTGATGCACGCCCGTTGCACAGGCCGCCGTAATCGTGGCTTCCCCCACCGGGATGTCGCTGATTTCAAAGGGGCTGTCGACTCGACGGGTAATGGTTTCATTCTGGGACGGCCTGACCTTGATGTTGACCTGCTTTAGTTCATTGCCGAACCTGTCGCGCACGTGGCCGCGGATCGTCCCGGCGCAATCCAGCTCAAAATTAGTAAAATCCTCCGAGATTCCGGGGATCTGGCAGGCGATGTCAACCGTTTTTGCTTGCTGGTGCACTCCCGCGGCGCAGGTAACGGTGACCGTGGCTTCACCGACCGGAATGTATTCGATGCGGTAGGGGCTGGAGACTTCACGGGTAATGGTTTGTCCCCCGGAAGGCTTGACCTCGATGGTCGCCCCCTCCAGTTCATTCCGCCACTTGTCACGGATGTAGCCGCGGATTTCCCCCTGGGGATGGTAGACGAGGTCCTCCCGGTACGTTTTTCCGGCGGTCAGCTTCAATGTCATTTTCACCGGTTGGCACTCCTTGTCCTCGGGATTGGTCAGGGTGCAAGGCATGCTCTCGGTCATGGAGATGCGCGGATCGGTCATACCGATATAGTCTTTGAAATAGCGACCGCCCTCGCGGGAGCGTGTCCGGTATGTGACGTTGTAGGGACCGGAGAGTTCGATCCGCACACCCTCCAGGGGATTGCCGTCGCGGTCCACCACCCGGCCTTCCATGCGCGTGGTGACGGGAATGACATTCAGAGAGACACCGACGGATGATTTACTACCGTCAATGATCACTGGGGGGCTGACCAGCGGGTCACCCGCGAAGATAAAATTATAGCTGAAACCGACGATGCGGTGAAACACGTAGGAGCCGAAAAGGGTGGACGGAAACAGCTGCTTGAAGTAGAACTTTTCCAGGCCGTCGGTTTCATACACGAAATTGGCGGATTCGCCCGAGCTGGTTTCCCTGCTGGTCATGTCGAAGTATATGCCGGCGGGCTCTTCTTCCGCCTCTTCGGTCATAATGACAACGCCCTCTATGACGATCTGCTGGTATCTGCTTTCCATGGTACCGACAACAATCGTGGAAAAGGAGCGCAAAAGCAGCGTGGCGCGCGCGTTTTCCTTATCAATTGCAGAAGGAAACAGCAGTTCTTCTTTGCCGCCGGACAACTTAATAAAAACGATGCGGTCAACATCCGCCAGCGCGGCCGCGGGCAACGGGAAAGAGATCAACAGGGGATACCGCGGCGCCTTCTCTTCCATGGTGATTTCGTAAGCGATTCCGAAGGTCTTTACCCCTTTGGCGCGGATGGGGGGCACGGTGGTCTTTTTGACCAGGGGTGGCTTCAAATCGGGACTGTTCCGGCCCGGGCTCCACTGCAAGCCATGAACCAGTTTTTTCAACTCAGGCACATCCCCGGCATTGGTTGGGGAAACGAAAAACAATGCGCATAAAATAAGAAAAAGACCAGAGAGCACAATTCTGTCGCGGCGAAGTGTCATCTGATTATACCTCTGCCCGGAATAATCTCAAAAAAAAACAAAACTATCAACCCCCGCAAACGAAACCCAAGCGTTCCATCACTTTCCGATCAGGATGTTCTGCCTTCTGCCACCTGTCTGTCCTTGTAGAAGGTAGAAAGTAGAAAAACGCATTGGGGCTGCTTTCGGCTTTATGCTTTCGACTGAATTGTCCCCCTCGCCACTTGCCTATGGCCCCTTGCCGGTTTTTCACTCTCCAACTTTCCAACTTTATTTTTATTGCGCTATAATATCCCTATTCGGAGGTCATCACATGCCGGACAAAGGAACCAAGAAAAAAGTCGTTCGTGTGGAAAGCCCGGAATCATCCGGGAAAGAAGTCAGTAAAGGCCGGGCGTTTACTCCCGCCCCGGAAGCCAAAAAGCGCGCGGGCAAAAAACGCCTGCTAGCGATCCTCTCCTGGATCGTGGCCATCGCCTGCGAAGCCGGAGCCATTTACCTGCTCCTGAAACCGCCCATCAACACCACCTGGCTGATCGTGCTGATCGCCGTGGACCTGGTATTTGTCGTGATCGGCTCGTTGCTGTGGAAAAAAGCCAACCGCCTGGATCCCGCCTCGGAGAAAGAGAAAGTCAGGTTCTTTGTGCAGAACCAGTTGGGCGTCATCATCGCCGTCATCGCTTTCCTGCCCCTGGTCATCCTCATTTTTACCAACAAGGACTTGACCGGTAAACAAAAGGGCCTGGTGGGAACCATCGCGATCATCGCCCTGGTCATTGCCGGCGTCATGGGCGTGGACCTCAACCCGCCCTCCCAGGAACAGTACGCCGCGCAAACGGCCGAAGTTGAGTCTCTGACGGGGGGCCGCGACTTTGTTTACTGGACCAAGTCCGGCACCAAGTACCACATCTATTCCGATTGCCACGCCATCAACCGCAAGGTGACGGACCAGATCTTTGAGGGCACGGTGGCGCAGGCGCGGGAACTCAAGAACATCACCGAGTTGTGCAGCTTCTGCAGGAGCCGGGCGGAAAAAGAAAAGCAACTGCAACCCGCCCAGACCCCGGACAGCACCGAGGTGCAACAGGAATAGCGGACCGGTTCTCAAAAAAGCCTATTTTACGACCGGCACTGAACCGGGAACCTGATTCTTTGCCCTTTGCTTACTGGTGATCCTTGACTACCGCGATCAGTTCCGGCAGGTCCATGCCGATCGCCTTCAGGTGTTCGATGCGGGGTACGCCGTCCGCGGTCCAGCCACGGCGCTTGTACACCGCGTCCAATAGTTGTTCATAGCGATCTTCGCGCCAGCGCCGGTGGAGGGCCAGTTTCTCTTCCACGCTCTTGCCCTCGGGATCCACTTGGATCAGTTCACGCAACTGCTTGTCGTACCGTTCGCTGCGGGATTCGTATTCCTCCGCCGTCAGCGGCCCCATGGCCCGGTAAGGCGGGTAATCGTCGACCCGCCGGCCGTGCCCCATGCGCAGGTTGAACACGCGCTGGAAATTGTAGACCCGTTCGGACTGGCGGATCATCTCTGTTTTATCAATCGATTTCCCGGTTACGGCGTTGTACAGGTCCACGTAGTTCTGGACATGCTCGGGCACCTTGGCCGGCTCATCGGTCTCGGCGTTGTTTGCCGGTTCCACGTCGTTCCAGGGCAGCTTGCACAACCCCTGCAACCCGAACCAGGTCCGGAACATGGGGAAATAGTGCAGGGCTTCGGCTTTGTCCTCAAAGGTAGGAATCTGGTTGTTGACCATGTCCATGAAGATCAGCCAGGCCTCGTCATGTTGAGGGCCCTTGTTGGTCATGTAGTAGCCGCCCTGCTGGGCCAGGGATTCCTTGGATTGATACTGGGACTGCTCCAAACCCTTGCCTTCGAATCCGATATCGTTGAGGAACTCAGGATCCGCGCCGTAGGTGTCGACAAAGTGCTTTTTCATGTAACGGATGCCCTTGCCCGCGAGAACACCGAAACCCTCGCCCCGGGCCATCTGGTGAAGCATCTCCAGGGTGGCCTCCCAGTTGCCCCACTCCAGTTCCAGGCCGCCGGTGCGCTCTTTGTTCAGCACGCCGATCTCGTAGCACTCCATGACAAAAGCCGTGAGGGTGCCGAAAGAGATGGTGTCGATGCCGTAGGTATCACAGTAGAAATTGATCTCCAGGATGGCGTGGGGATCGAAAATGGCCGGGTTGGCGCCGCAGCCGGCGGCGGTCTCGTACTCAGGACCGTCCACGATCACCTTCTCTCCCTTGTAGGGGCCGGTGCGGGGCACAAAGTCATCCACGGCGTGGGCGCAGGACATGGTGCAACCGTACCAGCAGCCGTCGGGGACATTCTGGGTCATCAACTTCGTCCATACGGAGGAGTCGATCTTGTACGCATCTTCGTGGTTGCCGAACTTGAAGTTCTTGACGGGCAGCAGGTCGTACTCGTCCATAATCTCCATCAAGTGTGCCGTGCCCACCTTGCGCATGCGGCACTGCTCGTCATCCAGGGTCATGATCTCGCGGTGGAATTTCATGCCGGTTTTCTGAATCGTCTTCTGGTCCACCGGGTGGTTGGAATCACCGCGCAAATTGGAATACTTGACCACGATGGCTTTTATTTTCTTGTTGCGAAAAACCGTGCCGATGCCGCCGCGACCCGCCTGTTTCAGGCGCAGCCCCTTGCGGCGCTTGTCGTAGTAGGAAAAGTTCAGGCAGCCGATCCAGGCGTGTTCCGCCCCCCGGCCCGCGGACACGGTGGAGATGTGCTGGCGTTCGGTTTCGTTGTCCGCGAACATGTCGGTCATCTGCTCCGCCAGGATGTGGGAGTTGACCTCCTCGTCCGGGGCTTCAAAAATCTGGATGCGGCCCTCGTTGCCGTTGATAAAGATGATCACGTCCCGTTCCGCTTTGCCCTGGATCTCCAGGGCGTCAAAGCCGGAAAACTTGAAATAGGGGCCGAAGTGGCCGCCCACATTGCTGTCGATCGGGATACCCGTAGTGGGCGAAATGGAAGTTACCAGTGATTTTCCCGCACCGGCATAGCTGGTGATGCCACCGATGGGACCCACGGCGATGTTGATTTCATTTTCCTCGGAGTCCCACTTGGTCTCCGGGTTCACGGCATCCCACAGCAGGCGCAAGCCGTAGCCTTTGCCCCCGATGAACTTCTCTTTCATTTCCGCGGGCACGGGTTTTTCGCGCACCTCGTTGAGAGACAGGTTGATGTACAGGGAGCGGTCCGAATAACCCTTTTCCAGGGGCCGCAACTCGTAGGTGAACTCTTTGAGCATCTTGTGCCGCGATTTCAGTTTTTCTATATTTTCTTTCATATCAGTCCTCCGTAACGATTTCGATGGCGGCGGTGGGGCACTCCTTGGCGCAGGCGCCGCAGGCAATGCACTTGAAAGGCACGATGCCTTCGTGGTAGGTTTGCATTGTCCCGGTCGGGCAGATGGCCACGCAAGCATAGCAACCGATGCACAAATTCTTGTTGAGCATGACAACACCCGCTTTGTTTACCGTCAACGCCATGGTGGGACATTCAGCCACACAGGTGCGGCACTGATTGCAAACGCTGAGGTCAAATTCGCCTCCAGCCTGATCCAGCACTTGAATACACGATTTTTCCGCCGACACCTCCTTAAAGTAAAGCTGGGAGCATACATCTTCGCAGGTGCGGCACCCGATACACTTTTCGGGATGGGTTTGCAAATACTTCATCGGCCTTCTTCTCCTTTCAATGACTCGATTTTTCGCTACCCATATACGGGCACACATGAATTCTAGGATTGATTGCCTTTCGAGTCAACCGGATTTAATCCAAATTCGTAAAACAAACTGAAACTGGGGACGGTGCTTGTAAGTATGTAAATACGGATTTTTGGATAACAAAAGAGAAAGCCCGCCTGCGGCGAAATACCAGAACGGAACTTTGATTATCCTGTCAGTAAAAAGGGGCCAGGTCAACGACTGACCTTTCTTTGTCATTTTTTTGAATTGTATCATGAGTCGGCCGATCCTTATTGAATTCCCAGGCTCCTGAAAACCAGGTCCAACGGATATCTAAAAAAGAAATCTGAATGGTCAAAAATGCACCCATTCCCGATTCACAGAAAAAGGCAGAAAATAATGAAAATGGAATTCTCGAGAAAAGTCAAACGTGGACTTGACCCATTTATCGGGTCTTTTATTCTTTTTCCGTAAGCGTTATATTTTTTTAATAGTGCTTGACCGGAGGATGCCATGCATAAGAGACCTTTGATCCTGATCGCATTTTTAATTATCGGTTCGTTCATTTATTCACAGACGGGTCCCGATGAATTCTTTAACAGGAAGATCGGTGAGGACCGGGTCCTGATAGCCTACCCGGATATCGTGAAATATATGCAATATCTGGGAAAGAATTCTCTGCGGGTGGTCACCCGGAACGAGGGGCTCTCCACGCGGGGGAACCCGATGATACTTTCTTTCATTTCATCGGAGAAGAACATTGAAAACCTTGAAGAACTGATCAGAATGAACAGCCGAATGGCCAATCCCGACCGGATGAAAAGGCTGGAATCCCGGATGCTGATCGAAGACGGGAAGGCCTTCATCCTGATCACCGGGACGATCCACTCCACTGAAATAGCCTCTTCCCAGATGATGCTGCTGCTTGCCCACCGCTTTGCAACGGGTTCCGGCGGGGAAATCGAGAACATTCTTGACAATACCGTTCTGATGCTGATGCCCTCCATCAATCCGGATGGGAACATTATGGTGACGGAATGGTATGAAAAGCATATCGGAACCGAATATGAAGGCGGGCCGCTTCCTTTTCTCTACCATCATTATGCCGGACATGACACAAACAGGGATTTTTTCATGCTGAATCTCAAAGAGACAAAAGTGGTCAATGCCATTTTGCATAAGAGATATTTTCCCCAGGTCTTCCTGGATATGCACCAGATGGGAATAACAGGTCCGAGAATGTTCGTCCCGCCCTTCAAGGACCCGATGAACGATAACCTCGACCCGGTGCTTCTGAGAGAAACGGATCTGATCGGTTCATATATGGCATTCAAGCTCCAGGAAAAAGGAAAGAAGGGCGTGGCCTCGGGGTATGGTTTTGACGCATACTGGCCCGGCGGATCAAAAAATACAGCGTGGTATAAAAATGTTGTCGGTATCCTGACGGAACTGGCCAGCGTCGCGATCGCCTCTCCCGTTTTTATAGACAAAAACGAATTGATGTCTTCGTCGAAGGGACTGCCGGAGTACAAAAAGCAGACGAATTTCCCCGACCCATGGGAGGGAGGATGGTGGCGGCTGAAGGATATCATCGATTATGAGTGTATTGCCGCGGAGGCTTTGTGCGAAGTTGTTTCCGCAAACAGGAAGAGTTTCCTTCAAAATTATGTGAACTGCGGCATTGAAAGTATCCGGAAAGGCCGGGCGGGGGATCCGAAAGGTTATATTATCCCCGGCAGCCAGATCGATCAGACGGCAATGATGGCCTTTATCCGGAAAATGGCGGAAGGCGGCGTCAGGGTGTTCAGGATCGGCCGGGATAAGGTTTCCGGCGGACGGCTGATCAGCGACGGGTCCTATTACATACCGCTCGCTCAGCCCTATGGCAATTTTGTCCGTTTGATGATGGAGAAACAGGTTTACCCCGAAATAAAATACATGAAAGAAGGACCTGTCATTGAACCTTACGATGCGGCCGGCTGGACCCTCCCGATACAGATGGGCGTTCAGTATCTGGAAGTGAACACAGAGCCTGCCGGACCGGGAGAGATGGAGGAAGTCAGCGGATTCACTACTTCGGCTGAGGCCCCGGAGGGACAGGGGGATCTGATGGTCATTCCGACCGGGGATACAGGAAGCGCGCTGGTGGTGAACCGGCTGTTGAGGAAGAAGGTTCCTGTATTCAGGAGCACTACCAACGGAACTCTTTGTAGGGGTGATTTTGCGATCAATGTAAAAAACATCGACAGGTCATTGATTGAGAAAGTACTGAAAGACACCGATGTGAAGGTCCGGATGGAGGAGGGAACGGATCCTGCCGGCCTGAAAGAGCTGAGAAAGCCGGAGATTGCGATATACCAGTCTTTCCTCCCCAGTATGGACGAAGGGTGGACCCGCTGGGTGCTGGATGAATTCGGGTTCGATTATTCGGTCATTCATAACGCTGACATGAAAAAAAGGAATTTACCGGGCAGGTTTGATGTCATTATCATCCCGGACATGGACCGGGAGGCTGTGGTGAACGGGAAGTATCGCGGGTATCGTGGGAAGTATTATGAGCGGATGCCTTCGGAGTACAAGGGTGGGATCGGCAAAGAAGGGATCGAAAATCTGGTCCGTTTCGTGCGGGATGGAGGATCTGTTATTTTCCTGGATTCTTCATATGAGATCGCAGCCACTGATTTCGAACTTCCCTTCGAGAATATACTTAAAGACAAACAAAATAGACGTTTCTATTGCCCCGGGTCGATATTGAAAGTAAAGATCGATACAGAAGATCCGATCGGATGGGGAATGAATGAGGAAAATGTTCTGTTCTTTTCAAACGGCCCGGTCTTCCGGACAATGATGCCGGTGAATCATCACATCCGCAGGCGTATTGTTTCCCGGTTTAAAGACAAAGGGCCCCACCTGGTCAGCGGCTTTTTGAAGGGGGGTGAGTTCCTCGACCGGGCTGTTTCATCAGCAGTGTTCGACTACTACAAAGGCAGCGTCATCCTGTTCGCCGGCAGAATCCAGCACCGGGGGCAAACGTTTGCCACCTTTAAAATGCTCTTCAATGCCCTTTATTATTCCGTGCTGAACTGATCTTACGGCCGGGTTACCTCAATACTGATAGGAACCCCTATTCCAAGGAACTGCCCTCACCCATGAGCACGGCCGCCAAGCTGGACAGGACCTGCAACGTCTGGGCCTCGATCCCTTTCGCATGGGGTCCTTTCCCGGGAACCACGGGCAATTGCCCGGATACGTAGACCAGGCCGTTGTGGATCACCGTCTGGCTGTAATATCCCGCCGGTGCCGACGCGTTTTCCGTAAACACGAATTCCATTTCTTGCTCCAGGTACGTGATCTCTTTGGCGAAAACGATGCACCACGTCCCCCCCTTCATACCATGGAAAACCCGCGCGCGGACCTGGCCCTTGCGAAGTAAAGCAGACGGGCCGCAACCGCGTTTGTGGATAAAAACAGTTGAAGAGTTGAAGAGGAGGGAAGTTGAACAAGTTGAGGAGACTGGAAAGTAACTTTATACGTTTATACGCACCGGCCCCAAGTTTTTTTTCGTGCCTTATTCCTTCTTCGTTATTCCTTATTCAGAGCTTTGTCCTGTCACCTGTCTTCTGGTCTCCTGCCACCTTCTTTTTACTTCTATTCTCCCCGCAACGCCACGATCGGATCCAGCATAGAGGCTTTACGCGCCGGGGAAACTCCGAAAATCAGGCCGACCAGCAGCGAGAACCCGAACGCGGCCAGGATGGAAGCCAGAGAAACGCTCGTGTTCCAATCGGTGGCAACCGCGATAACCAAGGCAACCGCGATACCGAGAGCGATGCCGATCAAACCGCCGCCCACGCTCAAAATGGCCGATTCAACCACGAATTGCCATGTAATGTCCTTGCGACTGGCCCCGACCGCCATGCGCAAGCCGATCTCTTTGCGCCGCTCACGAATGGCGATCAGCATAATCGCCAATATGCCGATGCCGCCGATCAAAAGTGAAACCCCGCCGATACTGGCAATCAGGGCGGTAAAGGTGTCGGTTGTCTCGCGCTGGGCATCCATTAATTCGGTCTGGCTCTGGATAGTGAAATCATCCGGTTTGTCGGACCGGTTCAGGCGATGGCGCTCGCGCAACAATTCTCGCACCTGGCGCTTCGCCGCCGCCATCTCGTCCGGGCCGTTCGTCTGCAGGTAAATCGAACTGATGTAATCCTGGTTAAAGACCCGGCGCAATGCCGTTTGAATGGGGATAAAGATCTGGTCGTCCTGGTCCACACCGTTCAGATCAACGCCCTTAGACTCCATGACGCCGATCACCTCGAACTGAATCTGTCCGACACGTATGGTCTTGCCGATGGGTTCAGTGCCCTCAAAGAGATTGTTGTCTACAGATCGACCCAACACCGCCACCCGCCTGGATGCACGATTTTCACTTTCGGAAAAAAAAATCCCCCTTTGTGTACAAAAACTGCGCACCTCGGGAAATTCGTGACTGGTTCCCACCACCGTGGTGTTGCTGCTCAGGTTGGCGAACTTGACCTGGACTTTTTTGCTTTGAATCGGCGCCGCGTTGCGAATCAGGTCGAGATTGTTCTTTATCGCCTCGACATCTTCGAGACGCAACGTGGTCACTGCACCACGCATCTGTGCACGCCCGGCGGATTTCTCTGCCTGGCCGGCATTGACAATCACCAGGTTGGTGCCCATGTCCCTGATCTTGCTCAGCACTTCTTCCTGGGCGCCGTTGCCGATGGCGACCATCACGATAACGGCGGAAACCCCGATGATAATGCCCACCAACGCCAGGATCGAGCGCAACTTGTGCGCCATCAACTGCTTGCGGGAAATCTTAACGCTCCGTGCCAATCTCATGACCGCATCGCCTCCACAGGTTGCAATTTGGCCGCCTGTCCGGCCGGCTGCATGCCCGCGGCGATGCCCACCAGGCTGGAAAGGACAACACCCAGCAAGATGGCCTGCCATGAAGTTGCGACCGGAATCCCGCTGAACAACTGCAGGGCGCGCGCGCTGATGCCGCCGAACACGATGCCGATGGCTCCGCCCGCAATTGTAACCGCCACCGCTTCCAGCAGAAACTGCATCTTGATGTCCTTGCTGCGCGCGCCCAGGGCCTTGCGCAGGCCGATCTCTTTTTTGCGTTCACTCACCGAGATCAACATGATGTTGGCCACCACCACCCCTCCGGCGATCAACGAGATCCCCGCCACCAGGACCAGGAAAATACTGAAGGTGCCGGCGATTTTCGCCGCCATCTCCGCCACCTCTTCCGGCGCCACAACCCGGAAATCGTCGGGGATACCACGGCCGATACGGTGGCGTTCCCGCAGAATGGCGCGGATGTCGGCGGCAGCCCGGGTTACATCTGAATCGGGGTTGAGCAGGATCTTGATGCCGAAAAGGTAATCCACGTTGGCCACGCGTCGCAGGTATGTGGCCAGGGGGACGTTGACGCGGTTGTCCATATCACCGCCGGACGCACTGGTTCCCTTGGTCTCCATTACCCCCTTTACCTGGAAATAGACATTGCCGACGCGGATCTGCTTCCCCACGGGATTCTCGCTGCCGAACAATTCGTTTTTTACCGTGGGTCCCAACAGGCACACCCGGTTGCGACTCGCCATATCGCTCTCAGAAATAAAATCACCGGTTTGCACATCCCAGTCCCACACGTACGCCCAGGCCGGCGTGATGCCGAACATCGGGGCCGTGGCTGATCGTTCCCTATACTTGATCTCCGCATTGGGCAGGCGATTGAAAGGCGCCAGATCCTCAACCGCGCGTACTTGCCGTTGAATCGCCTCGGCGTCTTGCAGCGTCAACGTGGTTACCGGACCACCACTGACGGGCCGGCCCATTTCCCTGCCGCCGCCGGCAAACACCATCAGGCTTTCAAAGCCGAATTTCTTTACGCGGTCCATTACCCGCTTCTGCGCTCCCAGGCCGGCGGAAACAATGATCGTCAGCGCGGTGATACCGATCACAATCCCGGTCATCATCAGGAAAGTGCGCTGCCGGTTACGCCCCAAACCACGGCAAGCGGTCTTGATCAGCCTAGTGGTTTTCACGGACCGCCTCCTCGGCGGGCAGGGCTTCCAGCTCTTTTGCGGCATCCAGCGGCTCGGAGTTTACACGATCCTCGGCGACCCCGCCGTCCGCGATGCGGATCACCCGGCGTGTATGGGCGGCGATATCGGGCTCATGCGTGACCAGCACGACAGTACGGCCCCTGCGGTTAAGTTCGGCAAACAGGGACATGATCTCCAGGCCGGAACGTGTGTCCAGGTTGCCCGTGGGCTCGTCAGCGAATATGATCTCGGGATCGTTAACCAGTGCCCGGGCAATGGCCACGCGCTGCTGCTGACCGCCGGACAGTTCACTGGGAAGATGGTGCGTGCGCTCGCCCAGTCCCACGGATTGGAGTGCTTCCCTGGCCAGTCTGGTCAAATCCTTGCGCTCGGAATAGATCAACGGCAATTCCACGTTCTCCAGCGCGCTGGTCCTGTCCAGCAGGTTAAAAGACTGGAACACGAACCCGATCACACGGTTGCGGATCTTGGCCATTTGTTCATCATCCATGCGATTGACTTCATGGCCGTCAAGCGTCAACGTTCCGCTGGTGGGTTTGTCCAGGCAACCCAGGATATTCATCAAACTCGACTTTCCCGAACCAGACGTTCCCATGATGGAGACGAACTCGCCGCGGCGAATGTCCAGTGAGACGTCGTTGACCGCTACCACCCTGGCGCCGCCTTCTTTGCCGTAGATCTTAAACAGGTTTCTGGCCTGGATCAGCATATCACTCATACCGTTGTCCTTTACTCAAACGAAACCAGCACGGTCTCGCCTTCATCCAATCCGCTGGTGACTTCGATCATGCCGCCGCTGGTCCAGCCGGTTTCCACTTTTCGGGCTACAGGCTTTCCTTTCTCCATCACGGTGACGAAGCTCTGGCCCTTTTGCCGGTGGATGGCGCTCAAGGGAATGGTCAACACCCCCTTGCGGGTTTCGAGGAAGATAGAGACCTTGGCGCTCATCTCCGGGCGCAGGGTTTTGCCCTGATGGTCGGTGATCTTCAAGGTGACCACGTAGTTAACCACGTTGTCCTGGATCACCGCCTTGGGATAAACAGCTGTTACCACACCCTTGAAATCAATGTTTGAGTAAGTGTCTACTGAAAAAGTGGCGACTTGTCCATCTTTGATACGCCCGATGTCAGTTTCATCCACATAAGCCCAGACTTCCAGCCGATCAAGATCGATAATGGTCACAAAGGTGGGCGCGGCGAAGCTGGCGGCCACGGTTTCCCCCTCCTGGGTGGACACGGAAGCCACGATCCCGGTGATGGGCGCCGTGATCTTGGTGTAATCCAATTGCACCCGGGCGTATTCAAGGTTGGCCCGGGCCTGCTCCAATTGCGCCTTGGCCACTTCAAAGGCTTTTTCCGCCAGGTCCACCTGGTTCTGGGAAATGTATTTTTTCTCTATCAGGGATTTCTGTCTGGCCAGGTCCAGTTTGGCGTAATCGAAATTCGCGGCCGTGTTGCGTTGATTGGCGAGGGCCTGGCTGTACTTCGCCTGCAATTCCGCGGGATCCAGCTCGGCAATGATCTGTCCCTTTTCGACAAAGTCACCCACATTGGCGTAAATGCGCTTGACCAGGCCGGAAACCCGTGAGCCCACCCGTACTTCAGCGCCCACCATGGGTTTGATAACCCCCGTTGCCAACACATTGGACCCGACATCCTTCCGGGTAACGGTTACCGTCTGCTGT
The genomic region above belongs to Candidatus Aminicenantes bacterium and contains:
- a CDS encoding FtsX-like permease family protein, which codes for MPQKSWKPCPPRRRSVKTTRLIKTACRGLGRNRQRTFLMMTGIVIGITALTIIVSAGLGAQKRVMDRVKKFGFESLMVFAGGGREMGRPVSGGPVTTLTLQDAEAIQRQVRAVEDLAPFNRLPNAEIKYRERSATAPMFGITPAWAYVWDWDVQTGDFISESDMASRNRVCLLGPTVKNELFGSENPVGKQIRVGNVYFQVKGVMETKGTSASGGDMDNRVNVPLATYLRRVANVDYLFGIKILLNPDSDVTRAAADIRAILRERHRIGRGIPDDFRVVAPEEVAEMAAKIAGTFSIFLVLVAGISLIAGGVVVANIMLISVSERKKEIGLRKALGARSKDIKMQFLLEAVAVTIAGGAIGIVFGGISARALQLFSGIPVATSWQAILLGVVLSSLVGIAAGMQPAGQAAKLQPVEAMRS
- a CDS encoding ABC transporter ATP-binding protein; this encodes MLIQARNLFKIYGKEGGARVVAVNDVSLDIRRGEFVSIMGTSGSGKSSLMNILGCLDKPTSGTLTLDGHEVNRMDDEQMAKIRNRVIGFVFQSFNLLDRTSALENVELPLIYSERKDLTRLAREALQSVGLGERTHHLPSELSGGQQQRVAIARALVNDPEIIFADEPTGNLDTRSGLEIMSLFAELNRRGRTVVLVTHEPDIAAHTRRVIRIADGGVAEDRVNSEPLDAAKELEALPAEEAVRENH
- a CDS encoding efflux RND transporter periplasmic adaptor subunit: MNKKKYLWMAAVASVLVVAAFFVLRPDKDAQKGQQQTVTVTRKDVGSNVLATGVIKPMVGAEVRVGSRVSGLVKRIYANVGDFVEKGQIIAELDPAELQAKYSQALANQRNTAANFDYAKLDLARQKSLIEKKYISQNQVDLAEKAFEVAKAQLEQARANLEYARVQLDYTKITAPITGIVASVSTQEGETVAASFAAPTFVTIIDLDRLEVWAYVDETDIGRIKDGQVATFSVDTYSNIDFKGVVTAVYPKAVIQDNVVNYVVTLKITDHQGKTLRPEMSAKVSIFLETRKGVLTIPLSAIHRQKGQSFVTVMEKGKPVARKVETGWTSGGMIEVTSGLDEGETVLVSFE